In a single window of the Mesorhizobium shangrilense genome:
- a CDS encoding phasin, with protein sequence MSKTSKIADVSETIEFPTFDASKATDQFRVIAEKGVEQSKEVYAKVKAGAEDTHKALESTFENARSAGNDLSLKAIAALRTNAEASFSHLEALVAARSLSEVIELQTAFFRKRFELSVEQARDMQGVVSKAAEEVAKPIKDVFERSVRELKVA encoded by the coding sequence ATGTCCAAGACCAGCAAGATCGCAGACGTTTCTGAAACCATCGAATTCCCGACCTTCGACGCTTCGAAGGCAACCGATCAGTTCCGTGTCATCGCCGAGAAGGGCGTGGAGCAGTCGAAGGAAGTCTACGCCAAGGTGAAGGCCGGCGCGGAGGACACCCACAAGGCGCTTGAGAGCACCTTCGAGAACGCGAGATCGGCGGGCAATGATTTGTCGCTCAAGGCGATCGCTGCGCTGCGCACCAATGCCGAGGCGAGCTTCTCGCATCTGGAGGCGCTGGTCGCCGCCCGTTCCCTTTCCGAGGTCATCGAACTGCAGACGGCGTTTTTCCGCAAGCGCTTCGAGTTGTCCGTCGAACAGGCGAGGGACATGCAGGGCGTCGTCTCCAAGGCGGCCGAAGAGGTCGCCAAGCCGATCAAGGATGTCTTCGAGAGGAGCGTCCGGGAACTGAAAGTCGCCTGA
- a CDS encoding class I SAM-dependent methyltransferase produces MADWSGGYVTDLDYTYGFYRELTPGILSLALMWRQIAAPSPDAKLAYCELGCGQGMSANILAAANPHIEFHATDFNPGQIAFARDLAASARLGNMHFYEDSFAEFAGRKDLPDFDIIALHGIYSWVRDEYRANIRDIIRRRLKPGGIVYVSYNCLPGWAAAAPMRHLLYLHGKSSGGPTAGRVGPALDFVGKVEESGARYFKATPGIKERLENLRKQNHNYVAHEYMNDVWKMMYFSDVEEEMRDAKLTFAGSAHLLDTLDQINITTAQQKLLAEIQDPVLRESTRDYMVNQQFRRDVFVKGRVALQQDRLEGMLRNLRFALTVPLSALSLKIKGARGDADASPAVYKPVAEMIAEAPRSAAEIVADPRGGQLKPAEVLQCLYILTASGQAHPCLAAADLSDRHASARALNDAILQRAPDFAELRFLASPVTGGGVAVDRMAQLFLLAERKNVDPKEFADKALARRGEQFIVDGKPVVERGEHQAELARRFAAYQQEQLPMLKRLGIA; encoded by the coding sequence ATGGCCGATTGGTCTGGGGGCTACGTTACCGATCTCGACTATACCTACGGCTTCTATCGCGAGCTCACGCCCGGCATCCTGTCACTGGCGCTGATGTGGCGGCAGATCGCAGCGCCTTCGCCTGACGCAAAACTCGCCTATTGCGAGCTCGGCTGCGGACAGGGCATGTCAGCCAACATCCTCGCCGCGGCGAACCCGCACATCGAATTCCATGCCACCGACTTCAATCCCGGCCAGATTGCCTTCGCGCGCGACCTGGCCGCGTCGGCCCGGCTGGGCAACATGCATTTCTACGAGGACAGTTTTGCCGAGTTCGCCGGGCGCAAGGACCTGCCGGACTTCGACATTATTGCGCTGCACGGCATCTACAGCTGGGTGCGCGACGAGTACCGCGCCAATATCCGCGACATCATCCGCCGACGCCTGAAACCCGGTGGCATCGTCTACGTCTCCTACAACTGCCTGCCGGGCTGGGCAGCCGCCGCCCCCATGCGGCACCTGCTCTATCTCCATGGCAAGAGCAGCGGCGGCCCGACAGCCGGCCGTGTCGGCCCGGCGCTCGACTTCGTCGGCAAGGTCGAGGAAAGCGGCGCTCGCTATTTCAAGGCGACGCCCGGCATCAAGGAACGGTTGGAGAACCTGCGCAAGCAAAACCACAACTATGTCGCCCACGAATACATGAACGACGTCTGGAAGATGATGTATTTCTCCGATGTCGAGGAGGAGATGCGCGACGCCAAGCTGACCTTTGCAGGCTCAGCTCACCTGCTGGACACGCTGGATCAGATCAACATCACGACAGCCCAGCAGAAGTTGCTGGCCGAAATCCAGGACCCCGTGCTGCGCGAGTCTACCCGCGACTACATGGTCAACCAGCAGTTTCGCCGCGACGTCTTCGTGAAGGGCCGCGTGGCCCTGCAACAGGACCGGCTGGAAGGGATGCTGCGCAACCTGCGCTTCGCCCTCACCGTGCCGCTGTCGGCGCTGAGCCTTAAGATCAAGGGCGCGCGTGGCGATGCAGACGCCAGCCCCGCCGTCTACAAGCCGGTGGCCGAGATGATTGCCGAGGCGCCCAGGAGTGCAGCCGAAATCGTCGCCGATCCCCGCGGCGGGCAGCTCAAGCCGGCGGAGGTGCTGCAATGCCTCTACATCCTCACCGCCTCCGGCCAGGCGCATCCCTGCCTCGCCGCGGCGGACCTCAGCGATCGCCACGCCTCGGCACGAGCGCTCAACGACGCCATCCTGCAGCGCGCGCCCGATTTCGCCGAACTGCGTTTCCTGGCCTCCCCGGTCACGGGCGGCGGTGTGGCTGTCGACCGGATGGCGCAGCTGTTCCTGCTCGCCGAACGCAAGAATGTCGACCCCAAGGAGTTTGCCGACAAGGCTCTCGCGCGGCGGGGCGAACAATTCATCGTGGACGGCAAGCCGGTCGTCGAGCGGGGCGAGCATCAAGCCGAGCTTGCCAGGCGATTTGCCGCGTATCAGCAGGAGCAGTTGCCCATGCTGAAACGACTGGGCATTGCGTGA